The Camelus dromedarius isolate mCamDro1 chromosome 1, mCamDro1.pat, whole genome shotgun sequence genome has a window encoding:
- the PRDM8 gene encoding PR domain zinc finger protein 8 encodes MEDSGIPRGIWDGDAKAVQQCLTDIFTSVYTTCDIPENAIFGPCVLSHTSLYDSIAFIALKSTDKRTVPYIFRVDTSAANGSSEGLMWLRLVQSARDKEEQNLEAYIKNGQLFYRSLRRIAKDEELLVWYGKELTELLLLCPSRSHSKMNGSSPYTCLECSQRFQFEFPYVAHLRFRCPKRLHSAELSPREEQGGGVGTKDHGGGGGKDQQQTQQQEAPLGPGPKFCKAGPVHHYPAASPEGGNPPAAGGGGSAKPSTDFHNLARELENSGGASGCSPVRSLSSGSSGSGHQEAELSPDGNAAGVGKGKRKFPEEAGESGGGGGGGGGAGLVGGRGRFAERPLHASKEDLVCTPQQYRASGSYFGLEENGRLFAPPSPETGEAKRSAFVEVKKAARAAGLQEEAAADGGSTAAEDQDAGGGGSSTPVAASPAGAEKLLAPRPGGALPGRLEGGSPARGSAFTSVPQLGGAGGNGAGGGAGAGAAGGAGGGQGAASDERKSAFSQPARSFSQLSPLVLGQKLSALEPCHPGDGVGPTRLYPAASDPLAVKLQGTADLNGACGSLPNGGGGGGGLPKQSPFLYATAFWPKSSAAAAAAAAAAAGPLQLQLPSALTLLPPSFTSLCLPAQNWCAKCNASFRMTSDLVYHMRSHHKKEYAMEPLVKRRREEKLKCPICNESFRERHHLSRHMTSHN; translated from the exons ATGGAGGATTCGGGCATCCCGCGAGGCATCTGGGATGGAGATGCCAAGGCTGTCCAACAATGTCTGACAGATATTTTTACCAGCGTTTACACTACCTGTGACATCCCTGAGAACGCTATATTTGGTCCCTGTGTCCTGAGCCATACTTCCCTGTATGACAGCATAGCTTTCATAGCTCTAAAGTCCACCGACAAGAGAACAGTCCCTTATATCTTCCGG GTAGACACCTCAGCGGCGAATGGTTCCTCAGAAGGTCTCATGTGGTTGCGTCTGGTCCAATCAGCCAGAGATAAAGAAGAGCAGAACCTTGAAGCCTATATAAAAAACGGACAGCTGTTTTACCGCTCTCTCCGCAGGATTGCCAAAGATGAGGAGTTATTAGTTTGGTACGGGAAAGAACTGACTGAGTTGCTCTTGCTCTGCCCCTCTAGATCCCACAGCAAAATGAATG GGTCGTCCCCTTACACATGCCTGGAATGCAGCCAACGTTTCCAGTTTGAGTTCCCCTATGTGGCGCATCTGCGCTTCCGCTGCCCCAAGAGACTTCACAGCGCTGAGCTGAGCCCCCGAGAGGAGCAAGGCGGCGGCGTGGGCACCAAGGATCACGGGGGCGGCGGCGGCAAGGATCAGCAGCAGACGCAGCAACAGGAGGCACCCTTGGGTCCCGGCCCCAAGTTCTGCAAAGCCGGCCCTGTCCACCACTACCCGGCCGCCTCCCCCGAGGGCGGTAACCCGCCTGCGGCTGGTGGCGGCGGCAGCGCGAAGCCGTCCACGGACTTTCACAATCTGGCCCGAGAGCTGGAGAACTCCGGGGGAGCCAGCGGCTGCTCCCCAGTCCGGAGCCtcagcagcggcagcagcggcagcggcCACCAGGAGGCGGAGTTGAGTCCCGACGGCAACGCCGCGGGCGTCGGCAAAGGGAAGAGGAAATTCCCGGAGGAGGCGGGGGagagtggcggcggcggcggcggcgggggcggcgcggGGCTGGTTGGAGGCCGGGGCCGCTTCGCCGAGCGGCCCCTGCACGCCTCCAAGGAGGACCTGGTGTGCACGCCGCAGCAATACCGCGCCTCCGGCAGCTACTTCGGCCTGGAAGAGAACGGCCGCCTCTTCGCGCCGCCCAGCCCGGAGACGGGCGAGGCGAAGCGCAGCGCCTTCGTGGAGGTGAAGAAGGCGGCCCGAGCGGCCGGTCTGCAGGAGGAGGCGGCCGCCGACGGCGGGAGCACGGCCGCTGAGGACCAGGAcgcgggcggcggcggctcctccACGCCCGTGGCCGCGTCTCCGGCCGGCGCCGAGAAGCTGCTGGCCCCCCGGCCCGGGGGCGCGCTGCCGGGCCGGCTGGAGGGCGGCAGCCCGGCGCGGGGCAGCGCCTTCACCTCGGTGCCGCAGCTGGGAGGCGCGGGCGGCAACGGCGCCGGGGGCGGCGCGGGCGCGGGGGccgcgggcggggcgggcggcggccAGGGCGCCGCGTCGGACGAGCGCAAAAGCGCCTTCTCGCAGCCGGCGCGCTCCTTCTCGCAGCTGTCCCCGCTGGTGCTGGGCCAGAAGCTGAGCGCGCTCGAGCCGTGCCACCCCGGCGACGGTGTCGGCCCCACCAGACTCTATCCGGCCGCCTCCGACCCTCTGGCCGTGAAGCTCCAGGGAACCGCGGACCTGAACGGAGCTTGCGGGTCCCTGCCgaacggcggcggcggcggcggcgggctgCCCAAACAGAGCCCCTTCCTCTACGCCACTGCCTTCTGGCCCAAAAGCTCCGCCGCCGCGGCGGCCGCGGCAGCCGCGGCCGCGGGGCCTCTGCAGTTGCAGCTGCCCTCGGCGCTCACGCTGCTGCCACCCTCCTTCACCTCGCTGTGTCTGCCCGCACAGAACTGGTGCGCCAAGTGCAATGCCTCCTTCCGCATGACCTCCGACCTGGTGTACCACATGAGGTCTCATCACAAAAAGGAGTACGCCATGGAGCCCTTGGTGAAGCGAAGGCGGGAGGAGAAACTCAAGTGCCCCATCTGCAACGAGTCCTTCAGGGAGCGCCACCATCTCTCCAGACACATGACCTCGCATAATTGA